TGCCACCAATAGCTTTCGACAAGGCTATTTTCTCTATGAGATGAAATTGCAGTTAGGGCTGTACACAAATTAAATTTATTCTTTGTATGAATTGTAGCAACATACAACGATGCAAGAGAGCATCTTCGAAAAGCTGAAGAAACATCAAAcctcgaaagtgaagaagaaattggGGTGAAGAGAAAAAGGAAGGCAAAAGACATAATGTTGCCAGGAGAAGAATCGAGCGATGAAGATtacatgccgaagaaaaaatgtaaGACCAACCGTGTCACAGTTCATCTGTATCCATCTCTTGATTCTTTTTCAGCTTCATTCTCATCCTCACCATCTACTGGTATGGAAGTTTGTGAAATGTGGTCTTCCATCCCTCCAAATTCATTAACTCCTAGGCCTAGTTCATTCTCCAATGCCAAAATTCCTCCAGCACCACTTGCTTCAGCACCACTTGCTTCAGCACCACTTGCTTCAGCACACTGCCCGAGAAAAGAAAAATCTGCACCACTGGGTAAGTTTTCGTgttatttctctgttaaataatattAGGCCTAGCAGTGAAACCCATTTTGTGTACAGTGTTTTCTTTTATATAACTAGCCTCAGTGACCAGCTTTACCCGCCTGCTTCTAGTAGCAATAGTGTGAAGTGGGTCAGCACAGATACTTATGCCAGAATGTGTGTAATACAAAAACTACTACCTTTTTAAGGCATGTTCTAGGGAATACACATTATGTGTGTTATATATTTCAATTTAAGCATAGAAATTTAAATACTAACAATTTTtcaattaatattaattttctgaaacattttttgGGTTTAGTGGCTGCAAAGAAATTTAAATCAAAAGTAGATGCTATTACGCTTGCTAAATGCTAAGTAAACTTGAGCAATCATCCACCTATGTTGTAGATGTTGAGCAGATCTGGCTCATTCTTGGCCAGTTACAAGCTGCAGCAGCTAGCCAATCTGAGGAAATCTCTCAGCTGAACAGAAAAATTGACCTGTTATTGGCTCGAGGATGTGTCAACAGTACTTATCAGGAGGCGGATGAAAGTAATGAGCAGGTACTAAACAGTCTCCCTTTATCATCAATGGAAGAATTTGATGaat
This portion of the Schistocerca serialis cubense isolate TAMUIC-IGC-003099 chromosome 3, iqSchSeri2.2, whole genome shotgun sequence genome encodes:
- the LOC126470252 gene encoding uncharacterized protein LOC126470252, with the protein product MLPGEESSDEDYMPKKKCKTNRVTVHLYPSLDSFSASFSSSPSTGMEVCEMWSSIPPNSLTPRPSSFSNAKIPPAPLASAPLASAPLASAHCPRKEKSAPLDVEQIWLILGQLQAAAASQSEEISQLNRKIDLLLARGCVNSTYQEADESNEQVLNSLPLSSMEEFDEFEEKLKQQEFKSLVVKLLAALGGKDAKLLMFNCMK